Proteins encoded within one genomic window of Anopheles gambiae chromosome 3, idAnoGambNW_F1_1, whole genome shotgun sequence:
- the LOC1279909 gene encoding DNA excision repair protein ERCC-5: protein MGVTGLWKLIEQSGKPVPLDTLENKVLAVDISIWLHQVVKGFQDSKGSALPNAHVLGLFHRLCKLMYYRIKPIFVFDGGAPLLKKQTIAKRQQSKNNYQNEADRIQQLLLETLAKEKVVQQALGSATNILISPSKKAITNGGPSTSKQPDREEEPDAMFKLPPLKAPEEPIDLDRSDSSMDEKASRHYYHLNLNAIDVTSVYFKNLPADVRHEILNDIKETRKQSSWGRLHELPVQSDSFSSFQMKRLLKRRQVQVELEEAEKEMGGKCLSLTELESLLNEEGVETSSNRAAQKIASDENTRFLLVRDVQKAIEKAKAREEAEKLAPAPPKVPKISKDEVYSQLQEEADDKEMDEDLQLAIKMSLMQDETPHAVIELDEDELRMSRTQKRVLGNAAQSLARGFMLEYGGLTTEEFNELLHQTQDVDSGDINESMSQMFVPSEEPATVERERATLTEIREEQEMILESIKESEKRTEAKPPSEGAADSDAETESDSDFVDVPEDNLNDSVTGISLPLNSTNHFKPHYNPIVDFTIDDLKQLSQAGPSKKKEVVQVVIKPEEIGVCDQDDIFADIFTVKKEAPEMPVKEKGEKEANRPDGPNPPMISIPEKQVNEIMQEQHENNTSDSDKQPSVDGAVAAKAFTGLKIKKVETINAQLKEELENLKKAPPVIDLGNILGQPVLPVPDPVLPGTDLKSISETLKQQLEELKASANAFKLDEINLDAVVANSEEVRSEDEENDSEATIIYDADLDAEKTPTKQIESQNYKKGEAKSPSTATEDDALKSKSPITTIGDEESLTKSPSTSKEAKGTDTASPVIEIIDSPAKAGTLEHLIIARTPGKDSHKSTEPEESIPRVPKPFFVNKTPPSAKKANAEEDAEPTKQTTPSKPVAKELFPAEPVPSTSKQAPPPPPAPEPQPVRAEDLITEMADTLKEAHTPLELKRMALNLAETERELERERNKQSRIGLSITEQMRRDCMELLQIFGVPFIVAPMEAEAQCAFLNQLDMTDGTITDDSDIWLFGGKKVYKNFFNQQKLVLEFTIDGIEQMFQMDRKKLIQLALLVGSDYTTGIHGIGAVTALEILASFPPTPEQPGETSEMMSMLSGLRKFRDWWHHGRNGATGTRISLKSKLKNIEIGEGFPSTGVVEAYLQPTVDCSEEEFTWGYPDADRLRDYARQKFGWSQTKTNDILLPVLKRLDERKSQSSIKNYFKVQSAVGHNRLKVSKRVQHAVDTMAGKIDPEEEAKPKKRSPAKAKQPGGRKRKQPAAAKNAMETVDLEVIEEEEDDKKKEESPKGAVAEEDDDFVEPAKTTQKAGRSRGAAGRKKANDAAATGTAAKPKRGRKAAPKSDTTNDTQQPEGGEPSTVQRPTHSLANIGGIIANINQQSADSMGVEESVEGRRKRIGNKMPDFNPAIPQRVKDEQIMAERKRQAAELFKKLKANGNK from the exons ATGGGAGTTACAGGGCTCTGGAAGTTAATCGAACAGTCCGGCAAGCCGGTTCCGCTAGACACGCTCGAGAACAAAGTGTTGGCCGTAG ATATTTCGATATGGTTGCATCAGGTGGTGAAAGGATTCCAGGACTCGAAGGGAAGCGCATTGCCGAACGCTCACGTGCTCGGTCTGTTCCATCGGCTGTGTAAGCTGATGTACTATCGCATCAAACCGATATTCGTGTTCGACGGCGGTGCTCCACTGCTAAAGAAACAAACGATC GCAAAGCGTCAACAGAGCAAGAACAACTATCAGAATGAAGCTGACCGCAtacagcagctgctgctggaaacgCTCGCCAAGGAAAAGGTTGTCCAGCAGGCGCTCGGTTCGGCCACCAACATTCTCATCTCGCCCTCCAAGAAAGCAATCACGAACGGTGGTCCCAGCACCAGCAAGCAGCCCGACCGTGAAGAGGAACCGGACGCAATGTTTAAGCTTCCACCGCTCAAAGCACCGGAGGAGCCGATCGACCTAGACCGGAGCGACAGCTCGATGGATGAGAAAGCTTCCCGGCATTACTATCACCTGAACCTGAACGCCATCGATGTGACGAGCGTGTACTTCAAGAACCTGCCGGCCGATGTGCGGCACGAGATTCTGAACGACATCAAGGAAACGCGCAAACAATCCTCCTGGGGACGGCTGCACGAACTCCCGGTGCAGAGCGATTCGTTTTCGTCCTTCCAAATGAAACGCTTGCTTAAGCGGCGCCAGGTGCAGGTAGAGCTGGAGGAAGCGGAAAAGGAAATGGGCGGTAAGTGCCTCTCGCTAACCGAGCTCGAATCGCTGCTAAACGAGGAAGGCGTAGAAACGTCTTCCAACCGTGCGGCACAGAAAATCGCATCGGATGAAAACACGCGCTTTCTGCTGGTGCGAGACGTGCAGAAGGCGATAGAGAAGGCGAAAGCTCGCGAAGAGGCAGAAAAGCTAGCACCGGCGCCACCGAAGGTGCCAAAAATTTCCAAAGATGAAGTTTACAGCCAGCTGCAGGAGGAGGCAGACGATAAAGAGATGGACGAGGATCTGCAGCTGGCCATTAAAATGTCGCTAATGCAGGACGAAACGCCGCACGCCGTCATTGAGCTCGATGAGGATGAGTTGCGCATGTCGCGCACGCAAAAGCGGGTGCTGGGAAACGCAGCACAAAGCTTGGCGCGCGGTTTTATGCTCGAGTACGGCGGGCTTACGACGGAAGAGTTTAACGAGCTGCTGCACCAAACGCAGGACGTTGATAGTGGGGACATTAACGAATCGATGTCACAAATGTTTGTCCCCAGCGAGGAACCGGCCACTGTGGAACGGGAACGTGCGACTCTAACGGAAATACGGGAAGAGCAAGAGATGATACTGGAATCGATCAAAGAGTcagaaaaaagaacagaaGCAAAACCCCCGTCGGAAGGGGCAGCAGACAGCGACGCGGAAACCGAATCCGACTCGGACTTTGTCGATGTGCCGGAGGATAATTTGAACGATTCGGTGACAGGAATTTCACTGCCGCTGAACAGCACGAACCACTTTAAACCGCACTACAATCCGATCGTAGACTTTACGATCGATGATCTGAAACAGCTGTCGCAGGCGGGGCCatcgaagaagaaggaagtgGTGCAGGTGGTCATCAAGCCGGAGGAAATAGGAGTGTGCGACCAGGACGATATATTTGCGGACATTTTCACCGTGAAGAAAGAAGCGCCCGAGATGCCAGTGAAGGAGAAGGGAGAAAAGGAAGCCAATCGCCCGGATGGACCGAATCCACCGATGATTAGCATACCGGAGAAGCAAGTGAATGAAATCATGCAGGAGCAGCATGAGAACAACACCTCGGATAGCGACAAACAGCCGAGTGTGGACGGTGCAGTAGCTGCGAAAGCGTTTACCGGGTTAAAGATAAAGAAGGTAGAAACTATAAATGCGCAGCTAAAGGAGGAGCTGGAAAATCTGAAGAAAGCTCCGCCAGTTATCGATCTGGGGAATATACTTGGCCAGCCCGTTCTGCCCGTACCGGATCCGGTTCTGCCCGGTACGGATCTGAAAAGTATTAGCGAAACGCTCAAGCAACAGCTGGAAGAGCTGAAAGCAAGTGCTAACGCATTCAAATTGGATGAAATTAATCTCGATGCTGTTGTGGCGAATAGTGAAGAG GTTCGTAGCGAGGATGAAGAGAACGATAGTGAGGCTACCATTATTTATGATGCTGATTTAGATGCGGAAAAAACACCCACCAAGCAGATTGAGTCGCAGAATTATAAGAAAGGGGAAGCTAAATCACCTTCAACTGCAACCGAAGATGATGCATTGAAGTCAAAATCTCCCATTACAACTATTGGAGATGAAGAATCATTAACGAAATCTCCTTCTACGTCtaaagaagcaaaaggaaCCGACACAGCTTCTCCTGTGATTGAAATCATCGACAGTCCTGCCAAGGCAGGTACGTTGGAGCATTTAATAATAGCACGCACACCCGGCAAGGACTCGCACAAATCAACCGAACCGGAGGAATCGATCCCCCGCGTGCCGAAACCCTTCTTCGTCAACAAAACACCTCCCTCGGCGAAGAAAGCAAACGCTGAAGAAGATGCAGAACCAACGAAACAAACCACCCCCAGTAAACCCGTTGCGAAAGAGCTGTTCCCCGCCGAACCGGTACCGTCTACAAGTAAACaggcgccaccaccaccacccgcacCGGAACCACAGCCCGTCCGGGCGGAAGATCTCATCACCGAAATGGCCGACACGCTGAaggaagcacacacaccgctTGAGCTAAAGCGCATGGCGCTCAATCTGGCCGAAACGGAGCGTGAGCTGGAGCGCGAGCGGAACAAGCAGTCGCGCATCGGCCTCTCGATAACGGAGCAAATGCGCCGGGACTGTATGGAGCTGTTGCAGATCTTCGGCGTACCGTTCATCGTGGCACCGATGGAGGCGGAAGCGCAGTGTGCTTTCCTGAACCAGCTCGACATGACAGACGGCACCATCACGGACGACAGTGACATCTGGCTGTTCGGGGGGAAGAAGGTGTACAAGAACTTCTTCAACCAGCAGAAGCTCGTGCTCGAGTTTACGATCGACGGTATCGAGCAGATGTTCCAGATGGATCGCAAAAAGCTCATCCAGCTGGCACTGCTCGTCGGCAGCGATTACACGACCGGCATACACGGTATCGGCGCGGTGACGGCGCTAGAAATATTGGCCTCCTTTCCACCGACACCCGAGCAGCCGGGCGAAACGTCCGAGATGATGTCGATGCTGTCGGGGTTGCGCAAGTTCCGCGACTGGTGGCATCACGGTCGCAACGGTGCAACCGGTACGCGCATTTCGCTCAAATCGAAGcttaaaaacattgaaattgGGGAGGGTTTCCCGAGCACCGGGGTGGTCGAGGCGTACCTGCAGCCGACGGTGGACTGTAGCGAGGAGGAGTTCACCTGGGGCTACCCGGACGCTGACCGGTTGCGGGACTATGCGCGCCAAAAGTTTGGCTGGAGTCAAACGAAAACGAACGACATACTGCTGCCGGTGCTGAAGCGGTTGGATGAGCGTAAGTCGCAATCATCGATTAAGAACTACTTCAAGGTGCAGAGCGCGGTCGGGCACAATAGGTTGAAAGTGAGCAAGCGGGTACAGCACGCTGTGGATACGATGGCCGGAAAGATCGACCCGGAGGAGGAAGCGAAACCGAAGAAACGAAGTCCGGCGAAAGCGAAACAGCCGGGTGGTCGTAAGCGGAAGCAACCTGCTGCCGCCAAGAATGCGATGGAGACAGTAGATCTGGAGGTGATtgaagaggaagaggatgacaagaaaaaggaggaaTCTCCAAAGGGGGCCGTTGCCGAAGAGGATGATGATTTTGTTGAGCCAGCAAAAACGACCCAAAAGGCGGGTCGTAGCCGTGGTGCTGCTGGGCGGAAGAAAGCAAACGACGCCGCAGCAACAGGAACTGCGGCAAAACCGAAGCGTGGCCGTAAAGCGGCACCGAAATCGGACACGACCAATGACACACAACAGCCAGAGGGAGGAGAGCCTTCCACTGTCCAGCGACCGACACATTCGCTGGCGAATATTGGTGGAATCATTGCGAACATTAACCAACAGTCGGCGGACAGCATGGGGGTGGAAGAATCGGTCGAAGGGCGACGAAAGCGGATCGGTAACAAGATGCCGGACTTTAATCCGGCCATACCGCAGCGCGTGAAAGATGAGCAGATCATGGCGGAACGGAAGCGGCAGGCGGCCGAATTGTTTAAGAAGCTGAAAGCGAATGGTAATAAGTAA